From the Cryptosporangium phraense genome, the window GACTACACGACGCTCGCCTCCTGTGCGGAACTGGCGGGATGGTCTTCTCTGGGCCGGTGTCCGGAGGGTGCGGCGGTCGTCGAGGTGCAGTCCGCGGTGCTCGAGCCCGGGCGGACCTGGCCGGCCTCGACGGTCGGCCCGGCGGAGTTCGCGAACCTGGCTGCGGCCGAGTTCTTCGTCCAGACCGACGGATCCACGGCCGCACTCGAACGGGCCCGGACGACGCTCGAGAACGGGTTCCCGGGGTTCGTCCCGCCGCCCAGTACCGAACGCGACCTCGCGCTCGGTTTCGTCAAGGCGATGGCGGTCTGGCGGCAGGTCGCCGACGTGGTCATCCTGGCCGGCCTGCCGATCGCCGGGTGCAGCCTGGCGGTGGGCGTCGTCGGCGGGCTGATCGAGCGGAGGCGTCCGTTCAGCCTGCTGCGGCTGAGCGGTGCGCCGCTCGCGGTGTTACGCCGGGTGGTCGCGCTGGAGAGCGCGCTGCCGTTGCTCGTCGTGTCCGCGGTGGCGGTCGGGAGTGGGTTGCTGGCCGCGCATCTGTTCCTGCGGTCGCAGCTGGACATCTCGCTCCGGGCGCCCGGGGCGGAGTACTACCTGGTGGTGGGGGTCGGGTTGGCGGTCGGGCTTGCTCTGGTGGCGTCGACGCTGCCGCTGCTGCGCCGGATCACCGGCCCGTCGGCGGCCCGGAACGACTAGCCGCTCAGGCGGCCTTGTTCAGGTGCTCGATCGTGGCCTGACGAAGGTCGTCGAGCTTGACGTCGGCGCCGACGATCAGTTTGGCGCCGAGGCCCTCGCCCTCGCGGATCAGCCCGAGCAGGATGTACTCGCTGTTGATTTCGCCGGCCTTGAGGTGGATGGCCTCGCGGAGCGCGAGCTCGAGCACCTTCTTGGAGCGGGGCGCGAACCGGCTGCTGCCGGAGCGCCGGAACAGGCCCTTCTTCTCCTCCGGGGCCGGCGTCGACCAGGACGTGGGGCCGAGCGTCCGGTCGACGCTGGCCAGCACCGCGTCGAGGTCGATGCCGATCGACTTGAGCGCCTCGGCGTCGTCGTCGGTCAGGACGCGGCCGGTCTCGCCGACCTGGCGCTTCAGGTCGGTGCGGACGCGGTCGTAATCCAGGCCCGCTTCGCGGAGTACGACGCCCGCGCCCGCGCTGTCGCTGGCCAGCATCGCCAGCAGGAGGTGCTCGGTGCCGATCAGCGGGTGGTGGAGTTGGCGGGCCTGTTCTCGGGCTTCGAGGACCAGTGCGCGGGCGTCCTCGGTGAATCGTTCGAACATGTCAGTGCTCCTTTCGGGGGCCGGGGTCACGGCGGGCGTACTTCTTGTGCACGGCCTGTTTGCTGACTTCGAGGACCTCGGCGATTTCCTGCCAGGACCAGCCCGCACGGCGGGCGTTCTCGACTTGCACGGCTTCCAGCGTCTCGGCCAGCCGGCGGAGGGCCCGGACGGCCCGCAGCCCGACCCGAGCGTCCCCGCTGCTGGCCGCCGCAGCCAGCTCCGTCGCTTCACTCATGCCGTCAACGTTAGTTGACGTCCGGCTGAAGGTCAACCGAAGTTGACGAACTTCGGGGTTGCCGACGCTCGTACACTCGTGCCACCCTATGTCACGGAGGTGGCCAATGATCGCACTGGATCCGAACTACGACCGCGACGGCGTCCTGCGAGGAGTGCCGTTCGACCCCTACAACTGGAAGGACGAATACGACGAAGGAGAGGTCGACGGCTACGGAGTCGTCATCGGTAGCCCCGAGGAGCGGGAGGCATTCCACACCTGGCTACGCCTCTCCCGGCACGGGCTGGCGTGATCGCGATGCGAGAGGTCGTCGTGCTCGACACGAACGTGGCCTCAGATTTGTTCGTCCGGCGGACGTTGCCCCGGCAGGTGAGCGAAGCGCTGAGAGGAGCGAGCACCGCAATCACGTTCGTCACCGTCGGCGAACTGACCAAATGGACCGATCTGCGTAACTGGGGCTCGGCCCGACGGAACCAACTCGAAGGCTGGCTGTCCCGGCACGAGCACCTCGAGCCTGATGACGCCGTCGCCGTCACCTGGGGGCACCTGGCGGCCGCAGCCATTCGCCGAGGTCGCAAGGTATCCGAGAACGACACGTGGATTGCTGCGTGTTGTCTGGTCGACGGGGTGCCGCTGGCGACGCTCAACATGAAGGACTTCGTTGGCTTCGCCCGGTACCACGGCCTCGACCTACGGGGTGTAGAGGAGGCCGAAGAACTCGATCAGTAGGCGTTCACGCAAGCGTGGCGGGGCCGCGGCCAACAGGGCATTGATCTCGGCCATCCGCGCCGGAAGAACAAAACCCTCGCCGCCGCCGAGGCCGGCCCCCGCCAACAACCCCCCGAACTCCTCGGACGTCAACGTCGACGGATCGAGCCCCCGCAACCACTCCACAACCCCACCATCCACCACCACCGGCCCATGCGCCCGAGCCGCCGCCACCGCGTCCCGCAGATCCCCCAGGAACGGCGCGATCTTCGACGCACTCGCCGCGGTCACCGTGAGATGCAGGTTCATCGGCAGCTCCCCCAGCGCGAACTGCGGCTGCACGTACCAGCCCCGCTCGGTGAGCTCGTCCGCCACCACGAACAGATCCGGCCCGGTCGACCCGAACGCGACCAGGCTCGCCTCCGGCGGCCCGAGCACCCGCAAGCCTTCCACCGACGAGACTCCGGCGACGAGCGCCCGGGTCGCGTCCAGCGTGGCGGAGGCCAGGTCGAGATACCCCTCGTCGCCGAGGTGACGCAGCACCGCCCAGGCCGCCGCGAGCGGCGCCGCCGACTTCGTCGACTGCACGGTGGCGTTGATCATCGAGTAGCCCGGCCAGTCCGCGAACGCGAAGTACTGCGTCCTCCGCAGCGACGCGTCCCGGTGCAGCAGCACCGACGTCCCCTTCGGGGCGTACGCGTACTTGTGCAGGTCCACCGAGAGGCTCGTGACGCCCGGCACCGACAGGTCGAACTCCGGTAGTCGGACGCCCAGCCGGCGCCAGAACGGCAGCACCCACCCCCCGATGCACGCGTCCACATGACACCGAACACCCCGCGCCGACGCAGCCGCCGCGATCTCCACCACCGGATCGATCACCCCGTGCGCGTACGACGGGGCGCTCGCCACCACGAGCACGGTCCGGTCGGTGATCGCCGCGGCCACGTCGGCCGGCGACGGCCGGAACGTCGCCGGATCCACCGGCACCGGAACCAGCGCGACCCGGAAGTACTCGGCCGCCTTCGCGAACGCCGCATGGGCGGTCACCGGCGCCACCAGCTCCGGACGGTCGATCTCCGGGTGCGCGTCCCGGGCCGCCTTGACCGCGAGCAGGATCGACTCGGTACCACCGGACGTGACCGTGCCGACCGTCTCCGGGCCGCCGCCGAGCAGCGACGCGGCCGCGCCCACGACCTCGTTCTCCATTGCAAGCAGCGACGGGAACACGGTCGGGTCCAGCCCGTTCAGCCCGGTGACCGCCTCGGCCGCCCGGTGCGCCAGCGCGTCGAGCCCGTCGAGCCCCGAGTCGTAGACGTACGCCCACGTCCGCCCGCCGTGCGTCGGCAGGTCGGCAGCGCGCAGCTCGGAGAGCGCGGCCAGGACCTCGTCGGCCGCCGCACCCTGCTTCGGAAGGCTCATGATTCTC encodes:
- a CDS encoding helix-turn-helix domain-containing protein, producing MSEATELAAAASSGDARVGLRAVRALRRLAETLEAVQVENARRAGWSWQEIAEVLEVSKQAVHKKYARRDPGPRKEH
- a CDS encoding Clp protease N-terminal domain-containing protein, which encodes MFERFTEDARALVLEAREQARQLHHPLIGTEHLLLAMLASDSAGAGVVLREAGLDYDRVRTDLKRQVGETGRVLTDDDAEALKSIGIDLDAVLASVDRTLGPTSWSTPAPEEKKGLFRRSGSSRFAPRSKKVLELALREAIHLKAGEINSEYILLGLIREGEGLGAKLIVGADVKLDDLRQATIEHLNKAA
- a CDS encoding PIN domain-containing protein, with protein sequence MLDTNVASDLFVRRTLPRQVSEALRGASTAITFVTVGELTKWTDLRNWGSARRNQLEGWLSRHEHLEPDDAVAVTWGHLAAAAIRRGRKVSENDTWIAACCLVDGVPLATLNMKDFVGFARYHGLDLRGVEEAEELDQ
- a CDS encoding pyridoxal phosphate-dependent decarboxylase family protein; translation: MSLPKQGAAADEVLAALSELRAADLPTHGGRTWAYVYDSGLDGLDALAHRAAEAVTGLNGLDPTVFPSLLAMENEVVGAAASLLGGGPETVGTVTSGGTESILLAVKAARDAHPEIDRPELVAPVTAHAAFAKAAEYFRVALVPVPVDPATFRPSPADVAAAITDRTVLVVASAPSYAHGVIDPVVEIAAAASARGVRCHVDACIGGWVLPFWRRLGVRLPEFDLSVPGVTSLSVDLHKYAYAPKGTSVLLHRDASLRRTQYFAFADWPGYSMINATVQSTKSAAPLAAAWAVLRHLGDEGYLDLASATLDATRALVAGVSSVEGLRVLGPPEASLVAFGSTGPDLFVVADELTERGWYVQPQFALGELPMNLHLTVTAASASKIAPFLGDLRDAVAAARAHGPVVVDGGVVEWLRGLDPSTLTSEEFGGLLAGAGLGGGEGFVLPARMAEINALLAAAPPRLRERLLIEFFGLLYTP